The Alosa sapidissima isolate fAloSap1 chromosome 6, fAloSap1.pri, whole genome shotgun sequence genome window below encodes:
- the si:ch211-63o20.7 gene encoding serine/threonine-protein kinase pdik1l-B, which translates to MEELYILQREVGRGSYGVVFEGLEKGAGDRVAIKRLPCISPEGIQLYLQELWVMRTTAENHPNVIALHSCLAQTGPNTLQLLKPGRLPLDLVESALKGALASGQKHSTKGTNSRSRKRPMQPRAEVVPRRCSALWLVMEYCEGGDLNHYMLSRPPDTERNHSVLKQLSSAMTFLHVLGIVHRDLKPDNVLVQLTKKGPVIKVADFGLSKITERLSEGDQTRPAFSSTCGSDFYMAPEVWAGRNYTAQADIFSMGVLFWAVLERITFLEDGSTHEQLGAYFVRGRWLTPLGEALCQNPDLQLVIPMKGRRAPPLPPPPNPAVCTLLLHMLASDPDARPSAQQLEGYLRHALKQH; encoded by the exons ATGGAAGAATTGTACATTTTACAACGGGAAGTGGGCCGAGGGAGCTACGGAGTGGTGTTCGAGGGTCTCGAGAAAGGAGCCGGAGACAGAGTGGCTATCAAGCGTCTGCCGTGCATTAGCCCTGAAGGCATACAGCTGTACCTGCAGGAGCTGTGGGTCATGAGAACAACGGCCGAGAACCACCCGAACGTCATTGCCTTGCACAGTTGTCTCGCACAGACAGGACCAAACACGCTTCAGCTACTTAAACCCGGCAGACTACCTCTGGACCTGGTGGAGAGCGCATTAAAAGGCGCCCTGGCCTCGGGTCAAAAGCACAGTACCAAAGGCACAAACTCTCGCTCCCGCAAACGACCAATGCAGCCAAGAGCCGAGGTCGTACCCCGGCGTTGCTCCGCACTGTGGCTGGTGATGGAATATTGTGAAGGGGGCGATCTGAACCACTACATGCTGTCCAGGCCGCCGGACACGGAGCGCAACCACAGCGTGCTCAAACAGCTGAGCAGTGCCATGACATTCCTGCATGTGCTGGGTATTGTGCACCGCGACCTCAAGCCCGATAATGTGTTGGTGCAACTCACTAAAAAGGGGCCCGTCATTAAG GTGGCAGATTTTGGCCTCAGTAAGATAACAGAGCGTCTGTCGGAAGGCGACCAAACTCGGCCAGCGTTCTCCTCCACGTGTGGCTCAGACTTCTACATGGCCCCAGAGGTGTGGGCCGGGCGCAACTACACAGCTCAGGCAGACATTTTCTCCATGGGGGTGCTCTTCTGGGCTGTCCTGGAGAGAATCACCTTTCTGGAAGATGGATCCACTCATGAACAGCTCG ggGCGTATTTTGTGCGCGGCCGCTGGCTAACCCCCCTGGGCGAGGCATTGTGTCAGAACCCCGACCTGCAGCTTGTGATCCCCATGAAGGGGCGGCGTGCTCCACCGCTGCCCCCTCCACCCAACCCCGCCGTCTGCACCCTGCTGCTGCACATGCTGGCCTCAGACCCAGACGCCCGGCCCAGCGCCCAGCAGCTGGAGGGCTACCTGCGACACGCCCTCAAGCAGCACTGA
- the elp3 gene encoding elongator complex protein 3 translates to MGKPKKKSDLSRAELMMMTIADVIKQLVEAHEEGKDINLNKVKTKTSAKYGLSAQPRLVDIIAAVPPQYRRALVPKLKAKPIRTASGIAVVAVMCKPHRCPHISFTGNICVYCPGGPDSDFEYSTQSYTGYEPTSMRAIRARYDPYLQTRHRVEQLKQLGHSVDKVEFIVMGGTFMALAEEYRDYFIRNLHDALSGHTSNSVAEAVRYSERSNTKCVGITIETRPDYCLKRHLSDMLGYGCTRLEIGVQSVYEDVARDTNRGHTVRAVCESFHLAKDAGFKVVSHMMPDLPNVGMERDIEQFIEFFENPAFRPDGLKLYPTLVIRGTGLYELWKTGRYKSYSPSALVDLVARILALVPPWTRVYRVQRDIPMPLVSSGVEHGNLRELALARMKDMGTECRDVRTREVGIQEIHHKVRPYQVELIRRDYVANGGWETFLSYEDPEQDILIGLLRLRRCSPQSFRAELKGGVSIVRELHVYGSVVPVSSRDPSKFQHQGFGMMLMEEAARIAQEEHGSSKLAVISGVGTRNYYRKMGYELEGPYMVKRLD, encoded by the exons GTGACCTCAGCCGTGCAgagctgatgatgatgacgatagCCGACGTCATCAAGCAACTGGTTGAGGCTCACGAGGAGGGGAAAGACATCAACCTCAACAA GGTGAAAACGAAGACGTCAGCCAAGTATGGCCTCTCCGCACAACCGCGTCTCGTGGACATCATCGCTGCTGTTCCACCTCAGTACCGACGGGCCCTGGTGCCCAAACTGAAGGCCAAGCCCATCCGCACAGCCAGTGGG ATCGCAGTGGTTGCCGTCATGTGCAAACCACACCGATGTCCTCACATCAGCTTCACAGGgaacatctgtgt ATATTGTCCAGGAGGACCTGACTCGGATTTTGAGTATTCCACACAGTCTTATACAGGATATGAG CCCACGTCAATGAGGGCCATTCGGGCACGCTATGACCCCTACCTGCAGACCCGACACCGAGTGGAACAG CTGAAGCAGCTGGGCCACAGTGTGGACAAGGTGGAGTTCATCGTGATGGGCGGCACCTTCATGGCCTTGGCGGAGGAGTACCGTGACTACTTCATCAGGAACCTGCACGATGCCCTGTCTGGCCACACCTCCAACAGCGTGGCAGAGGCCGTCAG GTACTCGGAGCGGAGTAACACTAAGTGTGTGGGCATCACCATAGAGACGCGGCCAGACTACTGCCTAAAGCGGCACCTCAGCGACATGCTAGGCTACGGCTGCACGCGCCTGGAGATCGGCGTCCAGAGCGTCTACGAGGACGTGGCGCGAGACACAAACAG GGGCCACACGGTGCGTGCGGTGTGTGAATCCTTCCATCTGGCCAAAGATGCCGGGTTTAAGGTGGTGTCCCACATGATGCCCGACTTGCCCAACGTGGGGATGGAGCGCGACATAGAGCAGTTCATt GAGTTCTTTGAGAACCCTGCGTTCCGTCCAGATGGACTGAAGCTGTACCCAACATTGGTGATCCGCGGGACGGGTCTGTACGAGCTGTGGAAGACGGGCCGCTACAAGAGCTACTCTCCCAGTGCCCTCGTGGACCTGGTGGCCCGCATCCTGGCTCTGGTGCCGCCCTGGACCCGAGTGTATCGTGTCCAGAG GGACATCCCCATGCCGCTAGTGAGCTCTGGGGTGGAGCATGGTAACCTGAGGGAGCTGGCATTGGCCCGCATGAAGGACATGGGCACTGAG TGTCGGGATGTAAGAACCAGAGAGGTGGGCATTCAGGAAATCCATCACAAAGTGCGACCCTATCAG GTGGAGCTGATCAGGCGCGACTATGTAGCGAACGGCGGCTGGGAGACATTTCTGTCGTATGAGGACCCGGAGCAGGACATTCTGATCGGACTTCTCCGGCTACGCCGCTGCTCGCCGCAGTCCTTCCGGGCGGAGCTCAAGGGTGGCGTGTCCATCGTGCGCGAGCTCCATGTTTACGGCAGCGTGGTGCCCGTCAGCAGCAGAGACCCCAGCAAGTTCCAGCACCAG GGCTTTGGTATGATGCTGATGGAGGAGGCAGCGAGAATAGCCCAAGAGGAGCACGGCTCCAGCAAGCTTGCTGTCATCTcag GGGTAGGAACCAGGAACTACTACAGAAAGATGGGCTATGAGCTAGAGGGACCGTATATGGTGAAGCGTCTCGATTAA